In Bubalus bubalis isolate 160015118507 breed Murrah chromosome 3, NDDB_SH_1, whole genome shotgun sequence, a genomic segment contains:
- the CYLC2 gene encoding cylicin-2, with protein MSVPRFSQKINFGEYDNYVPVSELSKKSWNQQHFALVFPKPPRPGKKRRSKPSLLQENTSPKYDAEKLRGDRKQPLWMHRSLMRISERPSVYLAARSRHPQKETPPSQEDAKQAAKPSSPIVKKSKEDKDKSDSEAESIVSKEKPRKLSKAKEEKPDEKKDLKKERKDSKKGKESATESEDEKAGAEKGAKKGKKGSKKGKESATESEGEKGDAKKDDKKGKKGSKKGKESATESEGEKGDAKKDDKKGKKGSKKGKESATESEGEKGDAKKDDKKGKKGSKKVKESDSKAEGDKGDAKKDDKKDKKGSKKGKESATELEGEKGDAKKDDKKGKKGSKKGKESATESESEKGDAKKDDKKGKKGSKKGKESATESEGDKGDAKKDDKKDKKGSKKGKESATEPEGEKKDSKDKEGKKDPKKAGEKGDESKDKKDAKKKDSKKEKKDEKKPGEAESEPKDSAKKDAKKDAKKDAKKDAKKDAKKGK; from the exons tagccaaaaaataaactttggagAATATGATAATTACGTTCCAG tcaGTGAATTAAGCAAAAAATCATGGAATCAGCAACATTTTGCCCTGGTATTTCCCAAACCACCAaggccaggaaaaaaaaggagatcAAAACCTTCCCTACTACAAGAAAATACAAGTCCT AAATATGATGCAGAGAAGTTAAGGGGAGATCGTAAACAACCTTTATGGATGCACCGTTCTTTAATGAGAATTTCTGAGAGACCATCTGTTTATTTAGCTGCCAGGAGTCGGCATCCCCAGAAAGAAACTCCTCCCTCCCAGGAGGATGCTAAACAGGCAGCAAAACCTTCATCTCCGATTGTTAAGAAAAGTAAAGAAGACAAGGACAAATCAGATTCAGAAGCAGAGTCCATAGTTTCAAAGGAAAAACCCAGGAAACTTTCAAAAGCTAAAGAAGAGAAACCAGAtgaaaagaaagatttaaaaaaagaaagaaaagattcaaaGAAGGGCAAGGAATCAGCGACAGAATCTGAAGATGAAAAAGCAGGTGCAGAGAAAGGTGctaaaaaaggtaaaaaaggtTCAAAGAAGGGCAAGGAGTCTGCTACAGAAtcagaaggtgaaaaaggagatgcaaagaaagatgacaaaaaaggtaaaaaaggtTCAAAGAAGGGCAAAGAGTCTGCTACAGAAtcagaaggtgaaaaaggagatgcaaagaaagatgacaaaaaaggtaaaaaaggtTCAAAGAAGGGCAAAGAGTCTGCTACAGAAtcagaaggtgaaaaaggagatgcaaagaaagatgacaaaaaaggtaaaaaaggtTCAAAGAAGGTCAAGGAGTCTGATTCAAAGGCAGAAGGTGATAAAGGAGATGCAAAGAAAGATGacaaaaaagataagaaaggtTCAAAGAAGGGCAAGGAGTCTGCTACAGAAttagaaggtgaaaaaggagatgcaaagaaagatgacaaaaaaggtaaaaaaggtTCAAAGAAGGGCAAAGAGTCTGCTACAgaatcagaaagtgaaaaaggagatgcaaagaaagatgacaaaaaaggtaaaaaaggtTCAAAGAAGGGCAAAGAGTCTGCTACAGAATCAGAAGGTGATAAAGGAGATGCAAAGAAAGATGacaaaaaagataagaaaggtTCAAAGAAGGGCAAGGAGTCTGCTACAGAACCAGAAGGCGAAAAGAAAGATTCAAAGgataaggaagggaaaaaagatccAAAGAAAGCAGGTGAGAAAGGTGATGAATCAAAGGACAAAAAAGATGCAAAGAAGAAggacagtaaaaaagaaaagaaagatgagaagaaGCCTGGTGAGGCAGAAAGTGAGCCAAAGGATTCAGCCAAGAAGGATGCCAAGAAGGACGCCAAGAAGGATGCCAAGAAGGATGCCAAGAAGGATGCCAAAAAGGGAAAGTAG